A part of Bufo bufo chromosome 7, aBufBuf1.1, whole genome shotgun sequence genomic DNA contains:
- the GPR146 gene encoding probable G-protein coupled receptor 146 yields the protein MWSCEDFNYTDNNQDQRLCHDFHLVLFIFSIFYLIVCFPTSLCYNVQLVLVNLYNKATMTMPDVYFVNMAIAGLIINAVAPVYLLGPEYTKWSLWSFGNEVYITLLILFNVSSLVIMYSTTLLSLDYYIECALPRTYMSSVYNTKHVCGFIWGGAVLTSFSSLLFYICNHVSTKIIECSKMQNREAADAIMVLIGYVVPVLAVLYALVLILQMRKETTPLDQDSGRLDPSVHRLLIVTVCTQFILWTPYYATLMVNTFTDVRVKSTDHRFMRTFHFIEGLASFLAFSSSVVIPLLHRHINKNFHNKLQRLLKKLHCGSQGCPHERTVVQQVMT from the coding sequence ATGTGGAGTTGTGAAGATTTTAATTACACCGACAACAACCAAGACCAGCGTTTGTGCCATGATTTCCACCTTGttctcttcatcttctccatcttCTACCTCATCGTctgtttcccaaccagtctctGCTACAATGTGCAGCTTGTGCTCGTTAACTTATATAACAAGGCGACTATGACCATGCCAGATGTCTATTTCGTCAACATGGCCATCGCTGGACTGATCATCAATGCCGTGGCTCCGGTCTACCTTCTAGGGCCTGAGTACACCAAGTGGTCACTGTGGAGCTTCGGGAACGAGGTTTACATCACTTTACTGATTCTTTTTAACGTGTCGTCTTTGGTGATCATGTACTCGACGACTTTGCTCAGCTTGGATTACTACATAGAGTGTGCCCTGCCAAGGACATATATGTCAAGTGTCTACAACACGAAGCACGTGTGTGGGTTCATTTGGGGTGGAGCGGTGCTGACTAGCTTCTCTTCGCTCCTCTTCTACATCTGCAATCATGTCTCTACCAAAATCATTGAGTGTTCAAAAATGCAGAATCGAGAGGCAGCCGATGCCATCATGGTGCTCATTGGGTATGTGGTGCCAGTTCTTGCAGTACTTTACGCTTTGGTGCTCATCTTGCAGATGCGGAAAGAAACAACTCCCCTGGACCAGGACTCGGGTAGACTGGACCCTTCAGTCCACCGCCTGTTAATTGTCACTGTCTGCACACAGTTTATTTTATGGACGCCATATTACGCCACCCTCATGGTGAACACTTTTACAGACGTTCGCGTGAAGTCCACTGACCATCGTTTCATGAGGACATTTCACTTCATTGAAGGACTCGCCAGCTTCTTGGCCTTTTCAAGCAGCGTCGTCATACCTCTATTACACagacatattaacaaaaactTTCACAACAAGTTACAGAGGTTGCTTAAAAAACTGCACTGTGGGAGTCAGGGGTGCCCGCATGAGCGCACGGTAGTCCAGCAGGTGATGACTTAA